From Passer domesticus isolate bPasDom1 unplaced genomic scaffold, bPasDom1.hap1 HAP1_SCAFFOLD_116, whole genome shotgun sequence, one genomic window encodes:
- the LOC135291773 gene encoding TOG array regulator of axonemal microtubules protein 2-like, translating into MMSFSATGVEVSPFVHRVCAGSLLSAERGPQVPRGEDLASQDSWAQAGKAEGQESTDRVHGAQEFRWKELAACERKWHSSLERASEVAAATAEEWQPQRDLLKEAVPLAVPKVFRRQRPAHRGLEKLLQEFSCQGHTLSQVCREKAVLAQENAALEARLAATERDLRGLSEQLAEARSEKESLQSSLLEAEQHIWELEMARSRVEAQVHRARQAKEAILEDVRGLRRELLAVRALSQQQCEDMAEQLRWAQEQCCKALRLWQSAREEEKRNLMQELERQLEEQHVEARKQLEERANFLAETSLLYSTGGEMKKRSLGKSLIPRLRKAGIPPVGSAAGSVHSSPQMQESQEMRPRPSSRSQEKTPEHAALTGYPSATNLPQTHPASLLPLKPLPPIQESSSINLSKMYDGEEGKRKSSTDNEDIRRNIAEQCSEGKGHKTSLPSPGKEMKKRSLGKSLIPRLRKAGIPRVGSAAGSVHSSPQMELQESQEMRPRPSTRSQEKTLEYAALTGYRLAKRFSLASPSMLLPSKPLPPIQRSSPSATPSKMCSGEQETGNAGNVWDEDSRKNEELTAEGKGRETSLLCSTGGEMKKRQLGKSLIPRLRKAGIFPLGSAAGSVHSSPQMELQESQEMSPRPSSRSQEKTPEYAALTGYPLAKRFSLASPLLFLPSQPLPPIQRSSPSATPSKMCSGEQETGNAGNVWDEDSRKNQELTAEGKGRETSLLCSTGGEMKKRQLGKSLIPRLRKAGIFPLGSAAGSVRSSPQMDLQETQEMRARPSSRSQEESPEYAALTGYPLAKRFSLASPLLLLPSKPLPPIQRSSPSAMPSKMCSGEQETGNAGNGWDEESRKNQELRVEGKGRETSLLCSTGGEMKKRQLGKSLIPRLRKAGIPPVGSAAGSVHSSLQMDLQESQEMRPRPSSRSQEKTPEHAGLSLSQAKETDHPSSPGLRSDKERRDSFGKTRAELCRLAKENLELKKMEILMEEMKRRQNEKSLLLPPETFEPGDAAEASFSLPPINGTAPSVQRKDPGSAMKKTVVRKQDTVPLQPSTPTLHGDGSFPCSSSAPMADPVLAETSQTATGAQRREEPLRGLRQKDRAFSDPQQALQEALSLLGSDDWERKKKGLLNITLLAESHSEVLLCRLREICLAVTSEVTNLRSNVSCSAIVTLGELFAILGKDMDSEVDQIAAVLLHMLRNSPEFIQKVACQSLGMMVENVTPTRAMTALMDNGVKSRYVPARKCTAQLLLSLMEKMGVTKLAGTPRAERLAQVAGTLAQDSHKDTRHYGQEMVKMLLSNQKFKKLLEQSLSTHDLEDILKRIKKKEYCPAVKPCGAGRSLGMENQKAELPPVQEPVKKRNDGSKEPQATSPPSKWAKSATGGRRLHRARAQVTLPVSVEERELLQKLYHLLEAKAFQTRMEGVALLLDLSKTRPQLISTNIVQIFDYFGLRICDTHKKVKQKALEALAEIIGLLQDAMNPLMIRLVEGITKNLNSKDPGVHAAAMMALDQSVVHLDEVSLMKELCHQWRQLSGQALLDVMERITVLVEWAHARSPEAVERYALPVLWSCLENKALPVRSANVCAVVTKLACALCEALGSQIIKFADSTPPHVQENLNSLLGW; encoded by the exons ATGATGTCCTTTAGTGCTACTGGTGTGGAAGTCAGCCCCTTTGTGCACAGAGTCTGTGCAGGCtccctgctgtcagcagagagaGGTCCCCAG GTCCCACGAGGAGAGGATCTTGCCAGTCAGGACTCCTGGGCCCAGGCAGGAAAGGCGGAGGGGCAGGAGAGCACGGACAGAGTGCACGGCGCCCAGGAGTTCAG GTGGAAGGAGTTGGCTGCATGTGAGAGAAAGTGGCACTCCTCACTGGAGAGGGCGTCTGAAGTGGCGGCAGCGACAGCGGAGGAATGGCAGCCTCAGAGGGATCTGCTGAAGGAAGCGGTTCCTCTGGCCGTGCCAAAG GTTTTCCGCCGGCAGCGGCCAGCCCACAggggcctggagaagctgctgcaggagttctcctgccaagggcacaccctgtcccaggtgtgcagagagaaggcagtgctggcacaggagaATGCTGCCCTGGAAGCCCGACTGGCAGCCACGGAGCGGGACTTGCGAggcctttcagagcagctggcagaggccag GTCAGAGAAGGAGAGCCTGCAAAGCAGCCTGCTGGAGGCTGAGCAGCACATATGGGAGCTGGAGATGGCCAGGAGCCGTGTGGAAGCCCAAgtgcacagggccaggcaggccaAGGAGGCGATACTGG AGGATGTGAGGGGCCTTCGTcgtgagctgctggctgtaagagctctcagccagcagcaatgtGAAGACATGGCTGAACAGCTCCGCTGGGCACAAGAGCAGTGCTGCAAGGCTCTGAGACTCTGGCAGTCTGCCcgggaagaggaaaaaaggaatctcATGCAAGAACTG GAGAGACAACTGGAAGAGCAGCATGTGGAGGCAcggaagcagctggaggaacgggcaaacttcctggcagag ACCTCCTTGCTGTATTCCACGGGCGGGGAAATGAAGAAGAGATCATTGGGAAAATCTTTGATTCCCCGTCTGCGCAAGGCAGGAAttccccctgtgggcagtgctgctgggtctgtgcacagctctccccagatgcaggagtcccaggagatgag gccaagacccagcagcagaagccaggAGAAGACCCCGGAGCATGCAG CTCTGACTGGCTACCCTTCTGCCACGAATCTTCCTCAGACACATCCCGCTTCACTGCTTCCCTTGAAGCCTTTGCCTCCCATCCAAGAGAGCTCATCCATCAATCTCAGCAAGATGTATGatggggaggaagggaaaaggaaaagtagCACTGACAATGAAGATATCAGAAGAAACATCGCGGAGCAGTGTTCAGAGGGAAAAGGACataag ACATCCTTGCCTTCTCCTGgcaaagaaatgaagaagagatCATTGGGTAAATCTTTAATCCCCCGTCTACGCAAGGCAGGAATTCCCCGTGTTGGCAGTGcagctgggtctgtgcacagctctccccagatggaattgcaggagtcccaggagatgag gccaagacccAGCACCAGAAGCCAAGAGAAGACCCTGGAGTATGCAG cTCTGACTGGCTACCGTCTTGCCAAGAGGTTTTCCCTGGCAAGTCCCTcgatgctccttccctccaagccGTTGCCCCCCATCCAGAGGAGCTCTCCTTCTGCCACGCCAAGCAAGATGTGCAGCGGAGAGCAGGagactgggaatgctggcaATGTCTGGGATGAGGACAGTAGAAAAAACGAGGagctcacagcagagggaaaaggaagagag AcctccttgctgtgctccactGGCGGGGAAATGAAGAAGAGACAATTGGGAAAATCTTTGATCCCCCGTCTACGCAAGGCAGGAATTTTTcctctgggcagtgctgctgggtctgtgcacagctctccccagatggaattgcaggagtcccaggagatgag cccaagacccagcagcagaagccaagaGAAGACCCCAGAGTATGCAG cTCTGACTGGCTACCCTCTTGCCAAGAGGTTTTCCCTGGCAAGTCCCTTGCTGTTCCTTCCCTCCCAGCCATTGCCCCCCATCCAGAGGAGCTCTCCTTCTGCCACGCCAAGCAAGATGTGCAGCGGAGAGCAGGagactgggaatgctggcaATGTCTGGGATGAGGACAGTAGAAAAAACCAGGagctcacagcagagggaaaaggaagagag AcctccttgctgtgctccactGGTGGGGAAATGAAGAAGAGACAATTGGGAAAATCTTTGATTCCTCGTCTGCGCAAGGCAGGAATTTTTCCTCTGGGCAGTGCAGCTGGGTCTGTGCGCAGCTCTCCCCAGATGGATTTGCAGGAGacccaggagatgag GgcaagacccagcagcagaagccaagaGGAGAGCCCGGAGTATGCAG cTCTGACTGGCTACCCTCTTGCCAAGAGGTTTTCCCTGGCAAGTCCcttgctgctccttccctccaagccatTGCCCCCCATCCAGAGGagctctccttctgccatgCCAAGCAAGATGTGTAGCGGAGAGCAGGagactgggaatgctggcaATGGCTGGGATGAGGAGAGTAGAAAAAACCAGGAGCTCAGAGtagagggaaaaggaagagag acctccttgctgtgctccactGGTGGGGAAATGAAGAAGAGACAATTGGGAAAATCTTTGATTCCTCGTCTGCGCAAGGCAGGAAttccccctgtgggcagtgctgctgggtctgtgcacagctctcTCCAGATGGATTtgcaggagtcccaggagatgag gccaagacccagcagcagaagccaagaGAAGACCCCGGAGCATGCAG GCCTCTCACTGAGTCAGGCCAAGGAGACAGATCATCCCAGCAGTCCTGGTCTTAGGAGTGACAAAGAGCGGAGGGACAGCTTTGGAAAG ACCCGCGCTGAATTGTGCAGGTTGGCTAAAGAGAACTTGGagctgaagaaaatggagattttgatggaagagatgaagaggagacaaaatgaaaaatccttgctgcttcctccagagacatttgagcctggggatgcagctgaagcaa GCTTCAGCCTACCACCTATcaatggcacagctcccagtgtaCAGAGAAAAGACCCTGGTAGCGCCATGAAGAAAACGGTCGTGAGAAAGCAGGACACGGTACCCTTACAGCCCAGTACGCCCACCCTCCATGGAGATGGCAGCTTCCCATGCAGCTCCTCAG CGCCCATGGCCGACCCTGTCCTTGCAGAGACCTCGCAGACAGCCACTGGTGCCCAGCGCCGAGAGGAGCCGCTCCGTGGGCTcaggcagaaggacagagccttTTCAGACCCACAGCAggccttgcaggaggcactgtccTTGCTGGGCAGCGACGACTG GGAACGGAAGAAGAAGGGACTCTTGAACAtcacactgctggctgagtcccATTCAGAAGTCCTGCTCTGTCGACTTCGTGAGATTTGCTTGGCAGTTACCAGTGAG GTGACCAACCTCCGGTCCAACGTGTCCTGCTCTGCAAttgtcactctgggagagctcTTTGCAATCTTGGGGAAGGACATGGACTCCGAGGTGGATCAGATTGCTGCCGTCCTTCTCCACATGTTGCGGAACTCCCCAGAGTTTATTCAGAAGGTAGCCTGTCAGAGCCTGGGGATGATGGTAGAGAACGTGACTCCTACACGAGCAATGACTGCTCTCATGGACAATGGAGTCAA gagccgcTACGTCCCGGCACGGAAGTGTACGGCCCAACTCCTCCTGTCCTTGATGGAGAAAATGGGAGTCACGAAGCTTGCAggcacacccagggctgagaggctggcacaggtggcagggaCACTTGCTCAGGACAGTCACAAGGACACGAG gcattatggacaggagatggtgaagatgttgcttagtaatcaaaaatttaaaaagcttttggaaCAATCTCTTTCTACGCATGACCTGGAAGATATCCTGAAgagaattaagaagaaa gaatactgccctgctgtcaagccctgtggagctggaagaagcttg gggatggaaaaccagaaggctgAACTCCCACCTGTGCAGGAGccggtgaagaagaggaatGATGGCTCCAAGGAGCCCCAGGCCACATCGCCTCCTAGCAAATG GGCAAAGTCTGCCACTGGTGGACGCCGCCTACACCGTGCAAGAGCCCAGGTCACGTTACCTGTATCTGTGGAagaaagggagctgctccagaagctttaccATCTCCTGGAAGCCAAGGCGTTCCAGACACGGATGGAAGGAGTGGCACTCCTCCTAGACCTGTCCAAAACCAGAccccagctcatctccactAACATTGTCCAA atttttgattattttggccTGAGAATCTGTGACACACataagaaagtgaagcagaaggcgcTGGAGGCACTGGCAGAAATCATAGGACTGCTGCAGGACGCCATGAACCCATTGATGATCCGTTTGGTTGAAGGCATAACAAAGAACCTAAACTCAAAGGATCCCGGGGTTCATGCTGCAGCTATGATGGCACTGGACCAATCTGTTGTGCATTTag atGAAGTATCACTGATGAAAGAGCTCTGCCACCAATGGAGACAActgagtggccaagctctgctggatgtcatGGAGCGTATCACAG TGCTTGTGGAATGGGctcatgccaggagccctgaagCGGTCGAGCGCtacgccctgcccgtgctctggtcctgcctggagaacaaggcgctgccTGTGCGAAGCGCCAACGTCTGCGCTGTGGTCACCAAGCTGGCCTGTGCCCTCTGCGAGGCACTGGGCAGCCAGATCATTAAGTTTGCTGACAGCACACCTCCACACGTGCAGGAAAACCTCAACAGCCTTCTGGGCTGGTGA